A stretch of the Agromyces larvae genome encodes the following:
- a CDS encoding glycerophosphodiester phosphodiesterase family protein — protein MERDHAEHPLVIGHRGAPGYRPEHTRSSYELAFALGADAVEPDLVATRDGVIVLRHENEISGTTDVATRAEFQSRRTTRVIDGVEVTGWFTEDFTWAELATLRARERLGPLRQASASFDGRYPLMRLRDLFEVIERASEEQGRMLRMVAEFKHVTYFDGLGLPLDELFAAELDAVGWGRGDERLIMEAFEPTVLDRLRDLGIRGQRVFLLEGAGAPADLVAAADTGGAPATPYDAFATEAGLLGLAGRFDGVSVGKARLVGPAPRRRPAAEGVLTGADLVDAAHGAGLAVFTWTLRPENRFLAPANRRGSTRTVWGDWAAEFADVIETGVDGVFFDHPDLGVIAREEAGE, from the coding sequence ATGGAGCGCGACCATGCGGAGCATCCGCTCGTCATCGGGCATCGCGGCGCGCCCGGCTACCGGCCCGAGCACACGCGTTCGAGCTACGAGCTCGCGTTCGCGCTCGGCGCCGACGCGGTCGAGCCCGACCTGGTCGCCACGCGCGACGGCGTGATCGTGCTGCGGCACGAGAACGAGATCTCGGGCACCACGGATGTCGCGACCCGCGCCGAGTTCCAGAGCCGCCGCACGACGCGTGTGATCGACGGGGTCGAGGTCACCGGCTGGTTCACCGAGGACTTCACGTGGGCCGAGCTCGCGACGCTGCGCGCTCGCGAGCGACTCGGCCCGCTGCGGCAGGCGAGCGCGTCCTTCGACGGGCGCTACCCCCTCATGCGGTTGCGCGACCTGTTCGAGGTGATCGAGCGGGCGTCGGAGGAGCAGGGGCGGATGCTCCGGATGGTCGCCGAGTTCAAGCACGTGACCTACTTCGACGGCCTGGGCCTGCCGCTCGACGAGCTGTTCGCAGCCGAGCTCGACGCCGTCGGCTGGGGTCGCGGCGACGAACGTCTGATCATGGAGGCGTTCGAGCCGACGGTGCTCGACCGGCTGCGCGACCTCGGGATCCGCGGCCAACGGGTGTTCCTGCTCGAGGGCGCGGGCGCGCCGGCCGACCTCGTCGCCGCGGCCGACACGGGTGGTGCGCCGGCAACCCCGTACGACGCGTTCGCCACCGAGGCGGGGCTGCTCGGGCTCGCGGGGCGGTTCGACGGGGTCAGCGTCGGCAAGGCGCGGCTGGTCGGCCCGGCGCCGCGACGACGGCCGGCCGCGGAGGGTGTGCTCACCGGCGCCGATCTCGTGGACGCCGCGCACGGCGCCGGGCTCGCGGTGTTCACCTGGACGCTGCGTCCCGAGAACCGGTTCCTCGCGCCGGCGAATCGTCGTGGGTCGACGCGCACGGTGTGGGGCGATTGGGCGGCGGAGTTCGCCGACGTCATCGAGACCGGCGTCGACGGCGTGTTCTTCGATCATCCCGACCTCGGGGTGATCGCCCGCGAGGAGGCGGGGGAGTAG
- a CDS encoding Bax inhibitor-1/YccA family protein, which produces MALDNPAFSRNEAFSRQGAVATAQDMSAQDLKELFDQPATLPDREVMTYEGTIAKTLGAFGVMLVAAGIGWVVTPAAPWLFWVGSIIGFVLAMVNIFKREPSPALILAYAAAQGLFLGGISLMFESQWQGIVGQAVIGTLAVVGVTLALFASGKVRASKKATKIFLVAMVGYLVFSLVNVILMWTGVNNDPWGLLGAELWGIPVGLIVGVLVILMGAYSLVLDFDFIQQGVRNRAPKKYSWTGAFGIMVTVIWLYLEILRMLAIARD; this is translated from the coding sequence ATGGCACTCGACAACCCCGCCTTCTCACGCAACGAGGCGTTCTCGAGGCAGGGCGCCGTGGCCACCGCGCAGGACATGTCCGCGCAGGACCTGAAAGAGCTGTTCGACCAGCCCGCCACGCTTCCCGACCGCGAGGTCATGACCTACGAGGGCACCATCGCCAAGACGCTTGGCGCCTTCGGCGTGATGCTCGTGGCCGCCGGCATCGGCTGGGTGGTCACCCCCGCCGCGCCCTGGCTGTTCTGGGTAGGCTCGATCATCGGCTTCGTGTTGGCGATGGTGAACATCTTCAAGAGGGAACCGTCGCCCGCGCTGATCCTCGCGTACGCGGCCGCTCAGGGCCTGTTCCTCGGCGGCATCTCGCTGATGTTCGAGAGCCAGTGGCAGGGCATCGTCGGCCAGGCTGTGATCGGTACCCTCGCAGTCGTCGGCGTGACCCTCGCGCTCTTCGCGAGCGGCAAGGTCCGTGCCTCGAAGAAGGCCACCAAGATCTTCCTCGTCGCGATGGTCGGCTACCTCGTGTTCTCGCTCGTGAACGTCATCCTGATGTGGACCGGCGTCAACAACGACCCGTGGGGTCTGCTCGGCGCCGAACTGTGGGGCATCCCGGTCGGGCTCATCGTGGGCGTCCTCGTCATCCTGATGGGCGCATACTCGCTGGTGCTCGACTTCGACTTCATCCAGCAGGGCGTGCGCAACCGCGCCCCCAAGAAGTACAGCTGGACGGGCGCCTTCGGCATCATGGTCACCGTCATCTGGCTCTACCTCGAGATCCTGCGGATGCTCGCCATCGCACGCGACTAG